The segment GACCATCCCCGCCCGCATCAGCAGGTAGACCTCGGCGGACGGGGCCTTCCAAGGGGTGTCGGCCCGGAAGTCGTAGACCTCGTTCACCCACCGGCGGTTCTCGTTGTAGACGGCGATCGAACGGCGGAGGTCTTCGTCGGAGATCTCCCGGCCGCCGAGTTTCGCCAGCCCGTCCCGAAGCTCCCGCATCTCGTTCGCGTAGAAGACCCCGCCGACCTCCTCCCGGAAGTTCTGGGGCGCGTCGAAATACCGGACGTACTTGTCCTTGAACAGGAGCTTCCAGATGCCGCTCAAGTTCCGGATCACGTCGCAGATGGAGGGGAACATCATCCCGTCGACGAAGTCGAGCTTCCCGTTGATCGCCATCTCGATGGTCGACCGGGGGATCCGGCAGATGTAGCTCTGGTAGTAGGCGTCCCCGTGGATCACCTCCATGTCCGCCCCGCCCCCGAGGATCCCGACCGGCAGCATCCCGGCGGCGTGGACGATCTCGCGCGGCACGTAGACCGGCATGTACCCGACCACCTTCCGCCCCGGGACGGCGGCCTTCCATTCCCGCGCCTTCGCGAAGGTCAGGTCCGCGAAGATCTCCTCGCAGGAGGCGACGATCTCCCCGACCGGACGCGGGCTCATCGGGCGGATCTCCGGGCGAGAAGGGCGGCGATCAGGCCGTCGATCAGCTCCTCGCTCCAGGGGATCCCTTTCGCCAGCCCCTGCCGCAGCTTCACGAAATCGATCTCCCGGCCGGTCTCCTTCGTCCCCTCGTTGAAGGCCCGGAACCCCGCGCGGGCCTCGTTCATCATGTTGAGGGCGAGCCACGCGCGGGAATTTTCCTTGTTCGCGTTCCACGCGTTCAGCTTCGGCTTGCGCAGCTCCTCGAGGCTCTTCGTCATGCACTCGGGGAATGTCTCGAGCAGCTTCGCGCACATCTCTTCGACCGCCGCGTCGAGCAGGGAAAGATCGACCTCGCCCCCCTTGATCGCGGCGACGCCTTCCTTGTACGCCGCCCCGGTCCGGAAGTCGCCGTGGACGACCCGGCCGTACTCGTCGAGCATCCGGTCGGTCACGACGGTCGGGTTCGCGACGAACGTCCCGCCGATCTTGAGCGCCGGGACGAGCCCGGAGACGATCCCGAGCCGCGCGGCCTTGTGGGCGGAGAACGGTTCGCACAGGGTGCCGGAGACCATCGCCTGTTCGCACCCGATCATCAGCGGAAGGAAGTCGGTGGCCCCGCCGATCGCCGCCGACCCGTGCTTCGGACCGGCTTGACCGAAATTGGCGAGATCCTGCGCGATCGTGAAGTCGCACGCCATCCCGATCTCCTGGCCCCCACCGATCCGCATGCCGTTCACCCGGCAGATCACCGGCTTGTCGCAGCCGAGGATGGACGAGACCATGTCGTTGAACAGGCGCATGTACTGCCGGTACTCCTGCGGGTTGCCTGCGTAATACTCCGCGTACTCCTTGGTGTTCCCGCCGGTGCAGAACGCCTTGTCCCCGGCGCCGGTGAAGACCACGGCGTTGACTTCGCGATCCACGGAGGCCCGGCGGAAGGCGAGGATCAGCGCTTTCACCATGTCCGTCGTGTAGGAGTTGTACTGCTTCGGGTTGTCGATGACGATCCAGGCGTTGAAAAGCCCCTCGGCCGTCGAGCCGTCGCGGCGCTTCGCGGGACGCTTCTCGTAGCGGACCATCCCGCCGCAAAGGCTCTCGATCTCCTTGTCGATCAGGTTGTGATCGACAAGGTGGGGCGGCGCGCTTTTCTCGATGACCTCGTCCGTCGACGCCATGGCTCCTCCTGCTTCCTGAAGGTATGTTCGGGGATAATTATGTAAACAAGTACCACAATACCATTTAATCTGTCAAGAAAATTATCCCTCTCCGATCCCTCCCGGGAAACTAACTGTTCCGATTCATGAATACGGTAGCTGACCATGTCAGGGAAAGGAGGAGCGGAGTCACCAATGGCACTCTGCGCCGCCGGGATAACCTCATGCTCGTGGAGGTTGACTCGATGGCAGCCGCATCGTTTGACGGGGGAAACCCCTTGCGCAGTTGGAGAGGTTTCAGGGGGGAAGATCAGCCTCTCTCGAGGATTTCCAGGATACGGACCCGCGTAGGGGACCGGGTGCCCTGTTGGTCGCGGGCCTTCCTTCCGCGTCGTGGCGGTCGATGTTTCTCCAGATGTCGATGAACAAGGTTCCCGGCCTGGTCCTGATCCTTGCCGGAATTGTCCTCCTCGACATGCTCCGATTCCCTATCTCGTATTTCCGCGCGCGCCTTCATGACCGCAACAGGATGTCCCTTCGCGAAGTAAAGCATCGAGAAACCGCGTTATCACAAGATGGTCTTTACCTTGATCGACGTCCCCCTGAAACATCCGTCTCTCTTTCGGGTTTACATAACCA is part of the Deltaproteobacteria bacterium CG2_30_66_27 genome and harbors:
- a CDS encoding benzoyl-CoA reductase subunit C, whose translation is MSPRPVGEIVASCEEIFADLTFAKAREWKAAVPGRKVVGYMPVYVPREIVHAAGMLPVGILGGGADMEVIHGDAYYQSYICRIPRSTIEMAINGKLDFVDGMMFPSICDVIRNLSGIWKLLFKDKYVRYFDAPQNFREEVGGVFYANEMRELRDGLAKLGGREISDEDLRRSIAVYNENRRWVNEVYDFRADTPWKAPSAEVYLLMRAGMVLPPEEHTLLMREYLAAAEAANRPMRDNCRVVLTGAFCEQPPLNLIKSLEMSGCYIVDDDLMLVSRWLLEDVPTEGDPIENLSRAFLLHSAETAAKYEVDVAKKGSYLIDSVRKRKADGVIFAAPSFCDPALLDKPMIISRIEPLGIPYIHIQYAENSSQMQPIREQSGTFADSIKLWSAS
- a CDS encoding 6-oxocyclohex-1-ene-1-carbonyl-CoA hydrolase gives rise to the protein MASTDEVIEKSAPPHLVDHNLIDKEIESLCGGMVRYEKRPAKRRDGSTAEGLFNAWIVIDNPKQYNSYTTDMVKALILAFRRASVDREVNAVVFTGAGDKAFCTGGNTKEYAEYYAGNPQEYRQYMRLFNDMVSSILGCDKPVICRVNGMRIGGGQEIGMACDFTIAQDLANFGQAGPKHGSAAIGGATDFLPLMIGCEQAMVSGTLCEPFSAHKAARLGIVSGLVPALKIGGTFVANPTVVTDRMLDEYGRVVHGDFRTGAAYKEGVAAIKGGEVDLSLLDAAVEEMCAKLLETFPECMTKSLEELRKPKLNAWNANKENSRAWLALNMMNEARAGFRAFNEGTKETGREIDFVKLRQGLAKGIPWSEELIDGLIAALLARRSAR